The nucleotide sequence CAAGTTCCTGTCTGCCGGTAATGGAGCCGGTCCACAGCAGAAATACCGGCAGACAGGCCAGAATACACAGCAGGAACAGAACCAGACGTTTAAGTATTGAGAGAATCAAAATTTCCACCTCCTTTTTTGCGGAACGGAATGACCAGCACTGCGAACATGCATACGATGACCACAGCAGCCGCAGACATTTTGTCCATGGCCATGTCCCGGAACCAGTTGTGGAACATGTGCTGTATCATGTAAATGCTTCTGTCCGGGTATTCTCCGGACAGAAGATAGCTTTCCCGGTAGGATTTGAAAGCTCCGGTAAGAGCCAGAATCAGCACTGCGGAGGCCATGGGTTTCAGCCCCGGCAGGGTCACATACCGAAACCGGGCCAGAGGGCCGGCTCCGTCCAGAGCAGCCGCTTCGTACAGGCTTTTTGGAATACCCTGAAGGCCTGTGAGCCATAAAATCACATAATATCCCATATTTTTCCAGAGAAAGCTGAAAGTGAGCACTGCAAATGCCCAGGAGGAATGGAGCCAGTCAGCGGAAAGGTGCAGGACACTGTTCAGAATTCCGAACGGGTGAAACAGCATGTTCCAGACAAAGACCAGGGAGGCAGTGGGAACCGCCATGGGCAGCAGACAGCATTTTTTATACCATATGCAGGATGTATCATGTCCGAAATGCACCATGTTTGCCAGCAGCAGAGACAGAGCCAGCAGAAGGGGAATGGAAACACTTAAGAATTTCAGTGTATTCCCCATGGCCAGACGGAAAGCTGCGTTTTTCCATATCATTTTGTAATTGTCAAATCCGGTGAACCTGCTGACAGTAAGACTGGTAAAGGATCTTCGTACCACATCCCCGAAGGGAAGAAATACAAAGACGGAAACGCCCAGCAGGCTGGGCAGAAGGAACAGAAAGTCCCTCTGCGCGGCGAGTATTTTTTTCATGGGATGCTCCATTTCTTCCGACCGTGAGCCGGAGACAGAATCACTCTGCAATGCCGGATTCTGCCAGATACAGTTCCAGTGTCTGGATGATTTCGTTTACAGTTTCCTCCAGAGATTTGCCTCCGGACAAATATGCCCTGCCTTTTTCTGTGACGGCGGCAAGCACCAGAGCATCTTCCATGGCCGGAGTATCCAGCCTGGAAACCTGTTGTTTCAGCCTGTCAAATTCTTCCTGAGAAGGCCAGCGAAACGTGCCGCCCAGTGTCTGGAAAAGAGTTTCGTATTCTTCCAGTTTTTCCGGGGCTGGTTCTTCGGTCATGGTTTCCCAGACTTTTTTATGGACTGGAAACGCGGGGAATACAGGCAGGGAACCGTCAATAAATTTCATCTGTTCTTCTTCGCTGAGTATAAATTCCAGAAATTCCCC is from Lachnospiraceae bacterium JLR.KK002 and encodes:
- a CDS encoding sugar ABC transporter permease, with amino-acid sequence MKKILAAQRDFLFLLPSLLGVSVFVFLPFGDVVRRSFTSLTVSRFTGFDNYKMIWKNAAFRLAMGNTLKFLSVSIPLLLALSLLLANMVHFGHDTSCIWYKKCCLLPMAVPTASLVFVWNMLFHPFGILNSVLHLSADWLHSSWAFAVLTFSFLWKNMGYYVILWLTGLQGIPKSLYEAAALDGAGPLARFRYVTLPGLKPMASAVLILALTGAFKSYRESYLLSGEYPDRSIYMIQHMFHNWFRDMAMDKMSAAAVVIVCMFAVLVIPFRKKGGGNFDSLNT